One window of Oryza brachyantha chromosome 12, ObraRS2, whole genome shotgun sequence genomic DNA carries:
- the LOC102711490 gene encoding protein FAR1-RELATED SEQUENCE 5-like, with protein sequence MMMEGARTEGDELIADYVDCLMSLDSRPGQNDSLILEGAPPDVEAVSLNAVAEQDVMREFAPADADDPNEPVLGMTFESDEAAKMFYHEYARRLGFPFRVGRSRRSKGVEEVVIMKRFVCSREGVYKKKQPPSGEATSKRERMSMREGCNAMMEVVREKDHWVVSKLEKAHNHCLGLGTRVGYLRARGLPDASDKVTAMVSDGMTSLRQNILGEGGDGQGILDYLKKMQANDPGCTHAIQVDKNGCLMNVFWADSRAKAAYQHFGDAVTFDTTYKKSKYMMPFVTFSGVNHHLQTVMFGCAFLVEETESSFSWLFETWLAAMGGKAPGSLVTDQNRAMKAAIGKVFPNSFHRFCKWYILSRTKQKLCHAYSEHPALRDELESCVIGSETISTFEASWMSIIEKYDLRKNTWLQAIYNIRQKWVPLYMMDTFFAEISPTHKLETMNDFYKKYFNTKTTLEVFLNQLDLTMASRYENEAQADIDTWFEATTKTAWPIEKQAASTYTKAVFSKFQEEFTESLGYIIQKTEDGSISKFSIRKDEDNPSDVFCVTYNASSKMAKCSCKYFEFSGILCRHILGVFVIVDPRTLPPDYFLKRWTRNAKHDELSEDNNNSHHDATCQSTASRYNVLCANVIRCAEKGSVSKATYKAAKDILHKAYEEIISYERNPGRGLQRDAININEDITIDDERNLIF encoded by the exons ATGATGATGGAGGGTGCGAGGACGGAGGGTGATGAGCTTATTGCCGACTATGTCGATTGCCTCATGTCCCTGGACTCTCGGCCTGGCCAGAATGATAGCCTGATTCTAGAAGGAGCTCCTCCTGATGTGGAGGCCGTCTCTCTCAACGCCGTCGCGGAGCAGGATGTGATGAGGGAGTTTGCTCCTGCTGATGCTGATGATCCTAATGAGCCAGTGCTCGGCATGACTTTCGAGTCCGACGAGGCCGCCAAGATGTTCTACCATGAGTACGCCAGGCGGCTTGGGTTCCCCTTCCGCGTCGGCCGGTCACGCCGCTCCAAAGGCGTGGAGGAGGTTGTCATCATGAAGAGGTTTGTTTGCTCGAGGGAAGGGGTGTACAAGAAGAAGCAGCCGCCGTCCGGTGAGGCTACGAGCAAGCGTGAGAGGATGTCGATGCGCGAGGGCTGCAATGCCATGATGGAGGTGGTCAGGGAGAAGGACCATTGGGTTGTTTCCAAGCTTGAGAAGGCTCACAACCATTGCCTTGGCCTCGGTACAAGAGTTGGGTATCTTCGTGCCAGAGGTTTACCTGATGCCTCCGACAAGGTGACCGCGATGGTCTCTGATGGGATGACCTCTCTTAGGCAGAACATCCTTGGGGAGGGTGGAGACGGCCAGGGTATTCTTGATTATCTGAAGAAGATGCAAGCCAATGACCCTGGCTGTACCCATGCCATACAGGTAGACAAGAATGGTTGTCTGATGAATGTCTTTTGGGCTGATTCTAGAGCTAAAGCAGCCTATCAACATTTTGGGGATGCTGTCACATTTGACACAACATACAAGAAGAGCAAGTATATGATGCCCTTTGTCACTTTTTCAGGTGTCAACCATCATCTTCAGACTGTAATGTTTGGTTGTGCGTTTCTTGTAGAAGAAACTGAATCCTCATTTTCTTGGCTATTTGAAACTTGGTTAGCAGCAATGGGTGGGAAGGCACCAGGATCATTAGTCACTGACCAAAATAGGGCTATGAAGGCTGCAATTGGAAAGGTTTTTCCAAACTCCTTTCACCGCTTCTGCAAGTGGTATATTTTAAGTAGAACCAAGCAAAAATTATGTCATGCATACTCTGAGCATCCAGCACTAAGAGATGAGCTTGAAAGCTGTGTGATTGGATCTGAAACTATATCTACATTTGAAGCATCGTGGATGTCAATCATTGAGAAATATGACTTGAGAAAAAATACATGGCTTCAAGCAATTTACAATATACGCCAAAAGTGGGTTCCTTTGTACATGATGGATACATTTTTTGCAGAAATATCCCCCACACATAAATTAGAGACCATGAATGACTTTTACAAGAAATACTTCAACACAAAGACAACGCTGGAGGTTTTCCTTAATCAACTTGATTTGACCATGGCAAGCCGATATGAAAATGAAGCACAGGCAGATATTGATACTTGGTTTGAGGCAACTACAAAGACTGCATGGCCAATAGAGAAACAGGCAGCAAGCACTTACACAAAAGCAGTCTTCAGTAAGTTTCAAGAAGAGTTCACAGAGTCCTTGGGTTATATCATTCAGAAAACTGAAGATGGTAGTATAAGCAAATTCAGCATCCGAAAAGATGAAGATAATCCATCAGATGTATTTTGTGTGACTTATAATGCTTCCAGTAAGATGGCAAAGTGTAGTTGCAAGTACTTTGAGTTCTCAGGTATTTTATGCCGTCATATTCTTGGAGTATTCGTAATAGTTGATCCACGTACACTTCCGCCTGATTACTTTTTGAAACGCTGGACAAGGAATGCCAAACATGATGAATTGTCGGAAGATAACAACAATAGCCACCATGATGCTACTTGTCAATCCACTGCAAGCCGTTACAATGTCCTGTGTGCTAATGTCATCAGATGTGCTGAGAAGGGATCTGTATCAAAGGCTACGTATAAAGCAGCAAAAGATATCTTACATAAAGCATATGAAGAAATTATTTCCTATGAAAGAAATCCTGGTAGAGGATTACAAAGGGATGCTATAAACATTAATGAGGATATCACGATAGATGATGAAAG GAACCTAATCTTCTAG